In Ruminococcaceae bacterium R-25, a genomic segment contains:
- a CDS encoding nitrogenase component 1 type oxidoreductase: MRKTYRILPVYTGDVSGAASALYEFGGMTVIHDPSGCNSTYNTHDETRWFDKESLIYISGLNDIDAITGNDDKFINDICAAAERMKPRFIALANSPLPYLNGTDFKGICRVLEEKTGLPCFYVNTNAMHDYSKGQSEAFLSFAKKMLRAPERKVKNGVNIIGMTPLDFTATEICLSDEYELVSNWGINTSYEDVIKAAEAELNIAVSSSGIAVCKFMQDEYGIPYVKGLPWNGRPCDYTETIREKTRNYIVGEPVISGSVAAYIKNTYSIDYNVIAATEITDGLLSGCDRKCHGEEELEEALKDAENIIADPMIRLISPANANFIELPHFALSGRLYLKRIPNLMKPDLYYPDI, from the coding sequence ATGAGAAAGACATACAGGATCCTACCGGTCTATACGGGTGATGTATCGGGTGCTGCAAGTGCCCTCTATGAGTTTGGAGGCATGACGGTTATCCATGACCCTTCAGGATGCAATTCAACATACAATACCCACGATGAAACAAGGTGGTTTGACAAGGAGAGCCTGATATATATTTCAGGACTCAACGATATCGACGCAATAACCGGAAATGATGACAAGTTCATAAATGATATCTGCGCTGCAGCTGAAAGAATGAAGCCACGCTTTATCGCTTTGGCCAATTCGCCGCTCCCTTATCTTAACGGTACTGACTTCAAGGGCATATGCAGGGTTCTGGAGGAAAAGACAGGACTGCCTTGTTTTTACGTCAACACCAATGCGATGCACGACTATTCAAAAGGACAGTCCGAAGCATTCCTGAGCTTTGCAAAAAAGATGCTTCGTGCTCCTGAACGGAAGGTAAAGAACGGCGTGAATATCATTGGCATGACACCTCTTGATTTCACGGCAACGGAGATATGCTTGTCCGATGAATATGAGCTTGTCTCAAACTGGGGTATTAACACTTCATATGAGGATGTCATTAAGGCCGCTGAAGCAGAATTAAATATTGCCGTATCATCGTCCGGCATTGCGGTATGTAAGTTTATGCAGGATGAATACGGCATACCGTATGTCAAAGGACTCCCGTGGAACGGCAGACCCTGTGATTATACTGAAACCATAAGAGAAAAAACCAGAAACTATATTGTGGGCGAACCTGTGATATCGGGTTCTGTTGCCGCATATATTAAGAATACTTACAGCATAGATTATAACGTGATCGCTGCAACCGAGATCACAGACGGTCTTCTTTCCGGATGCGACAGAAAGTGTCACGGAGAAGAGGAGCTCGAAGAAGCGCTTAAGGACGCGGAAAACATCATTGCCGATCCGATGATAAGGCTGATATCACCCGCAAATGCTAACTTCATCGAGCTCCCTCATTTCGCGTTATCCGGAAGACTCTATCTTAAGAGAATTCCAAATCTAATGAAGCCGGACCTTTATTATCCCGACATCTGA
- a CDS encoding phosphomethylpyrimidine synthase, protein MERTYKTQMEAAKMGIVTPEMKIVAQKEYRTEEEIREWVAKGQVAICANKNHKCLNPEGVGSMLRTKINVNLGVSRDCKDYNVEMKKVQAAVDMGAEAIMDLSSHGDTMPFRRKLTSECPAMIGTVPVYDAVIHYQRDLATLSARDLIDVVRLHAEDGVDFVTLHCGITRHTIDQIKKHKRKMNIVSRGGSLIFAWMCMTGNENPFYEYYDEILDICREYDVTISLGDACRPGCLADAGDVCQIEELVKLGELTKRAWEKDVQVMVEGPGHMPMDQIEANMKIQQSICMGAPFYVLGPLVTDIAPGYDHITSAIGGAIAAASGAAFLCYVTPAEHLALPNVDDVKQGIIASKIAAHAADIAKKIPHAMDRDNAMGDARRTFKWDDQWAVSIDPETAKAIRDSRAPEHDDTCSMCGKFCAVRSMNKALEGEYIDIL, encoded by the coding sequence ATGGAAAGAACTTACAAGACACAGATGGAAGCCGCAAAGATGGGGATCGTGACTCCTGAGATGAAGATCGTAGCTCAGAAGGAATACAGGACTGAAGAAGAGATCCGCGAATGGGTCGCAAAGGGCCAGGTCGCGATCTGCGCCAACAAAAATCATAAGTGCCTGAATCCTGAGGGTGTCGGCTCAATGCTCAGGACAAAGATCAACGTTAATCTCGGCGTTTCAAGAGACTGCAAAGATTACAACGTTGAAATGAAGAAGGTCCAAGCCGCAGTCGACATGGGTGCAGAGGCCATCATGGATCTCTCATCACACGGCGACACTATGCCTTTCCGCCGCAAGCTCACATCAGAATGCCCTGCCATGATCGGCACCGTTCCTGTTTACGATGCGGTAATCCACTATCAGAGAGACCTCGCCACACTGTCTGCAAGAGATCTTATCGATGTCGTCAGGCTTCATGCTGAGGACGGCGTAGACTTCGTAACCCTTCACTGCGGCATCACAAGACACACGATCGACCAGATCAAGAAGCACAAGAGAAAGATGAATATCGTATCCAGAGGCGGCTCCCTGATCTTCGCATGGATGTGCATGACAGGCAACGAGAACCCGTTCTACGAATACTACGATGAGATCCTGGATATCTGCCGCGAATACGACGTTACGATCTCACTTGGCGATGCGTGCCGTCCGGGCTGCCTTGCCGATGCAGGCGACGTATGTCAGATAGAAGAACTTGTAAAACTCGGCGAGCTTACAAAGCGCGCTTGGGAAAAGGATGTCCAGGTAATGGTTGAAGGCCCCGGCCACATGCCGATGGACCAGATCGAAGCCAACATGAAGATCCAGCAGTCGATCTGTATGGGCGCGCCTTTCTATGTCTTGGGACCCCTCGTTACCGATATCGCTCCCGGCTACGACCACATCACATCAGCGATCGGTGGCGCCATTGCTGCCGCATCAGGCGCTGCTTTCCTCTGCTATGTAACGCCTGCAGAGCACCTGGCACTCCCCAATGTCGATGATGTTAAGCAGGGCATAATCGCTTCAAAGATCGCAGCTCACGCTGCCGACATCGCGAAAAAGATCCCGCATGCAATGGACAGGGACAATGCCATGGGCGATGCCAGAAGGACATTTAAGTGGGACGACCAGTGGGCAGTGTCGATAGACCCTGAAACAGCAAAGGCTATCCGCGATTCCAGGGCGCCGGAGCACGATGACACATGCTCTATGTGCGGCAAGTTCTGCGCCGTTAGGAGCATGAATAAAGCACTTGAGGGAGAGTATATCGATATCCTCTGA
- a CDS encoding hydroxymethylpyrimidine/phosphomethylpyrimidine kinase, with product MKTVLSIAGSDCSGGAGIQADLKTMLANGVYGMSVITSLTAQNTTGVRSILNSDPKFLADQINAVFEDIVPDAVKTGMIPSKELVGVIAEKLKAYGVKNLVVDPVMVATSGADLSNSESVKALKESLIPLASVVTPNIPEAEVLSGMKISTKDGMIEAAKKINSEFGCSVLIKGGHNNSDCDDVLLHGGEVTVFGMQKIDNPNTHGTGCTLSSAIACNLAKGMTVPDAVKRAKEYITGAIRAGLDLGHGRGPLDHGYDIKTKFKEYEEN from the coding sequence ATGAAGACTGTACTCTCTATTGCAGGAAGCGACTGCTCAGGCGGCGCAGGCATTCAGGCCGATCTTAAGACAATGCTCGCTAACGGCGTGTACGGAATGTCCGTCATCACCTCCCTTACCGCACAGAATACGACAGGTGTCAGATCGATCCTTAACAGCGATCCCAAATTCCTCGCAGATCAGATCAACGCTGTTTTCGAAGACATCGTACCTGATGCAGTAAAAACAGGCATGATCCCTTCAAAGGAACTCGTCGGAGTAATCGCTGAAAAGCTAAAAGCTTATGGTGTAAAAAACCTCGTTGTTGATCCCGTCATGGTCGCAACGAGCGGCGCTGATCTCTCGAACTCGGAAAGCGTAAAAGCACTCAAGGAATCACTGATCCCGCTGGCATCCGTCGTCACACCCAACATTCCTGAGGCAGAAGTCCTCTCAGGCATGAAGATCAGCACCAAAGACGGCATGATCGAAGCCGCAAAGAAGATTAATTCAGAGTTCGGCTGCTCCGTTCTGATCAAGGGCGGTCACAACAATTCGGATTGCGATGACGTGCTGCTGCACGGCGGCGAAGTCACTGTTTTCGGGATGCAGAAAATAGATAATCCGAACACACACGGAACCGGATGCACATTATCAAGTGCTATCGCATGCAATCTCGCAAAAGGGATGACGGTTCCTGATGCAGTTAAGCGCGCCAAGGAATACATCACCGGCGCAATAAGAGCAGGACTTGATCTCGGACACGGAAGAGGTCCGTTAGATCACGGATACGATATCAAAACAAAATTCAAAGAATATGAGGAAAACTGA
- a CDS encoding thiamine-phosphate pyrophosphorylase, whose protein sequence is MKLDTALYFITDSTGFEKDEFLKRVRSALEGGVTIIQLREKNRTTREYIELAEAVHAITKEFNVPLIIDDRIDVMLAVNAEGVHVGAEDMPVAVARKLIGNDRILGATAKTVEAATKAYNDGADYLGVGAIYPTTTKVKTVLTSTETLDAITKAVPIPVNAIGGLNSTNLGVLKGINIAGVCAVSAIMKADSPKAAAEELKKAFNDIRRDA, encoded by the coding sequence ATGAAACTTGATACGGCTTTATACTTCATCACCGACAGCACGGGTTTTGAAAAAGACGAATTCCTGAAAAGAGTCCGTTCGGCATTGGAAGGCGGAGTTACCATTATCCAGCTCCGCGAAAAGAACAGGACCACAAGAGAATATATTGAGCTCGCCGAAGCAGTTCATGCAATAACAAAAGAATTCAATGTACCTCTCATTATCGATGACAGGATCGATGTAATGCTCGCTGTAAACGCAGAAGGTGTCCACGTCGGCGCTGAAGACATGCCTGTTGCCGTTGCAAGAAAACTTATCGGCAATGACAGGATCTTAGGCGCTACGGCAAAGACCGTCGAAGCCGCAACAAAAGCATATAACGACGGTGCGGATTACCTGGGTGTCGGCGCGATCTACCCCACTACTACAAAAGTTAAAACAGTCCTCACTTCAACAGAAACACTGGATGCTATAACCAAAGCTGTTCCGATCCCGGTCAACGCAATCGGCGGACTGAATTCCACCAATCTTGGAGTGCTTAAAGGGATCAACATCGCAGGCGTCTGTGCAGTTTCGGCGATCATGAAGGCTGATTCTCCCAAAGCTGCGGCAGAAGAGCTTAAGAAGGCTTTCAATGACATAAGGAGGGACGCATGA
- a CDS encoding hydroxyethylthiazole kinase — MEKEARKNNSLIHCITNPISMNQCANAILALGAKPIMAEHPDEVMEITKTASSLLLNLGNITDSRISSMRLALKEANTNGIPVTLDAVGAACSSLRKTLVRLFLTSGKFACLKGNYSEILALYDDTYKAAGVDAKDGIDVKLIRHAVLELSKTNNCIVVATGKVDLVAFNGELREVTGGVAQLSQATGTGCMLGAVIATFLADENSPGSVVNACAFFKACGEKAATDKGIGTFMVNLLDAIGGAS; from the coding sequence TTGGAAAAAGAAGCACGCAAAAACAACAGCCTGATCCACTGCATCACAAACCCTATCTCAATGAACCAGTGCGCAAATGCCATACTGGCTCTTGGGGCAAAACCTATAATGGCAGAGCACCCTGATGAAGTTATGGAGATTACGAAAACAGCGTCTTCCCTGCTGCTTAATCTCGGAAACATAACAGATTCGCGCATCTCATCCATGCGCCTCGCTCTTAAGGAAGCAAACACCAACGGCATCCCCGTAACTCTTGATGCGGTAGGCGCTGCCTGCTCATCACTTCGCAAGACTCTCGTAAGGCTCTTCCTTACATCGGGAAAGTTCGCATGCCTCAAGGGCAACTATTCGGAGATCCTTGCGCTCTACGATGACACCTACAAGGCAGCCGGTGTGGACGCTAAAGATGGAATTGATGTAAAGCTGATCAGACACGCTGTCCTTGAGCTCTCGAAAACAAATAACTGCATCGTCGTTGCTACCGGCAAAGTCGATCTGGTCGCCTTCAACGGTGAATTAAGAGAAGTTACGGGCGGCGTCGCACAGCTCTCACAGGCAACGGGAACCGGCTGTATGCTGGGCGCGGTGATCGCAACTTTCCTTGCTGACGAAAACTCGCCCGGAAGTGTCGTTAATGCATGCGCATTCTTTAAGGCATGCGGCGAGAAAGCAGCAACAGATAAAGGCATCGGAACATTCATGGTAAATCTTCTGGATGCGATAGGAGGTGCGTCATGA
- a CDS encoding energy coupling factor transporter S component ThiW — protein sequence MKRYNILRLAVMAMLIAVGVVISPILRIEGMCPMAHLINITAAVLLGPLDAFLVALFIGIIRMCAMGIPPLALTGAVFGALLSGILYKVSKGKIWAAVLGEIVGTGIIGAIVSYPVMAFIMGREGLGWFFYVPSFICGTLIGGTVAAIVLYRLQHMGALKKMQTRIAEGGALWKKKHAKTTA from the coding sequence ATGAAAAGATACAACATTTTAAGACTCGCCGTCATGGCGATGCTGATCGCGGTAGGTGTCGTTATCTCACCTATCTTAAGGATCGAGGGCATGTGCCCTATGGCTCACCTCATCAACATTACAGCAGCAGTGCTCTTAGGCCCTCTGGACGCATTTCTGGTCGCACTTTTTATCGGCATCATCCGCATGTGCGCGATGGGCATCCCGCCGCTCGCACTTACAGGTGCGGTTTTCGGAGCTTTGCTCTCAGGCATCCTCTATAAAGTCTCCAAAGGCAAGATCTGGGCAGCAGTCTTAGGAGAGATCGTCGGAACGGGCATCATCGGAGCTATCGTTTCCTACCCTGTCATGGCTTTCATCATGGGCAGAGAAGGCCTTGGATGGTTCTTCTACGTTCCCTCATTCATCTGCGGAACATTGATCGGCGGCACAGTCGCAGCGATCGTCCTCTACAGGCTCCAGCATATGGGGGCTCTCAAGAAGATGCAGACAAGAATCGCTGAAGGAGGTGCCCTTTGGAAAAAGAAGCACGCAAAAACAACAGCCTGA
- a CDS encoding pyrophosphate--fructose-6-phosphate 1-phosphotransferase gives MDISPLQKARYEYQPKLPGMLRNGIAEISVQEGAATQSVADQDKIKALFPNTYGKPEITFVKGANTSAAKKQVVGVILSGGQAPGGHNVISGLYDALKATNPENKLLGFKKGPDGLLKNDYVEFDDKFIDAYRNTGGFDIIGSGRTKLETVEQFQTVANYAKENGLTAIVIIGGDDSNTNAATLAEYMAANNTGIQVIGCPKTIDGDLKNEDIEASFGFDTATKTYSELIGNIERDANSAKKYWHFIKVMGRSASHVALECALETQPNICLIGEEVAAKKMSLADITNQIADSVEKRAANGDNFGVAIIPEGIVEFVPEFSALIAEINELLAGEKTAQFNALPDWNAKYEFIKAGLSADAFKVFDILPQGIQQQLFLERDPHGNVQVSLIESEKLFSEMVKNELAKRKEAGTYKGKFGAQHHFFGYEGRCAFPSNFDADYCYSLGFNAFMLIQYGYTGYLSKVSNISKPADEWVAGGMPITKMMNMERRNGADKPVIRKALVELDGKPFKYFEANREKWAVETAFTFPGAIQYFGPSEVCDRTTITLALEKG, from the coding sequence ATGGATATTTCACCACTTCAGAAGGCAAGATATGAGTATCAGCCCAAGCTTCCGGGCATGCTTAGAAACGGTATCGCTGAGATCAGCGTACAGGAAGGTGCTGCTACACAGTCTGTTGCAGACCAGGATAAGATCAAGGCTCTTTTCCCCAACACATATGGTAAGCCCGAGATCACATTCGTTAAGGGCGCAAATACATCCGCTGCTAAGAAGCAGGTAGTAGGCGTAATCCTCTCCGGCGGTCAGGCACCTGGCGGACACAACGTTATTTCAGGTCTTTATGACGCTTTGAAGGCAACAAACCCTGAGAACAAGCTTCTCGGTTTCAAGAAGGGACCTGACGGACTTCTCAAGAACGACTATGTTGAGTTCGACGACAAGTTCATCGATGCTTACAGAAACACAGGCGGTTTCGACATCATCGGTTCCGGCAGAACTAAGCTCGAGACAGTTGAGCAGTTCCAGACAGTTGCAAATTATGCAAAAGAGAACGGCCTTACAGCTATCGTTATCATCGGCGGTGACGACTCCAACACAAACGCTGCTACACTCGCTGAGTACATGGCTGCTAACAACACAGGCATTCAGGTCATCGGCTGCCCTAAGACAATCGACGGCGACTTGAAGAACGAGGATATCGAAGCTTCTTTCGGTTTCGATACAGCTACAAAGACATATTCCGAGCTCATCGGCAACATCGAGAGAGATGCTAACTCCGCAAAGAAGTATTGGCACTTCATCAAGGTTATGGGACGTTCTGCTTCCCACGTTGCTCTTGAGTGCGCACTTGAGACACAGCCTAACATCTGCCTCATCGGTGAGGAAGTTGCAGCTAAGAAGATGTCTCTTGCAGATATCACAAACCAGATCGCTGACTCCGTTGAGAAGAGAGCAGCTAACGGCGACAACTTCGGTGTTGCTATCATCCCTGAGGGTATCGTAGAGTTCGTTCCTGAGTTCTCCGCTCTCATCGCTGAGATCAACGAGCTCCTCGCTGGCGAGAAGACAGCTCAGTTCAACGCTCTTCCTGACTGGAACGCTAAGTATGAGTTCATCAAGGCTGGTCTTTCCGCTGATGCTTTCAAGGTATTCGACATCCTTCCTCAGGGCATCCAGCAGCAGCTCTTCCTCGAGAGAGACCCTCACGGCAACGTTCAGGTATCCCTCATCGAGTCCGAGAAGCTCTTCTCCGAAATGGTTAAGAACGAGCTCGCAAAGAGAAAGGAAGCTGGCACATACAAGGGTAAGTTCGGCGCTCAGCACCACTTCTTCGGTTATGAAGGCCGCTGCGCATTCCCTTCCAACTTCGATGCTGACTACTGCTACTCTTTGGGCTTCAACGCATTCATGCTCATCCAGTATGGTTACACAGGATACCTCTCAAAGGTTTCCAACATCAGTAAGCCTGCTGACGAGTGGGTTGCAGGCGGTATGCCTATCACAAAGATGATGAACATGGAGAGAAGAAACGGTGCAGACAAGCCGGTTATCAGAAAGGCTCTCGTTGAGCTCGACGGCAAGCCGTTCAAGTATTTCGAAGCTAACCGTGAGAAGTGGGCTGTTGAGACAGCATTCACATTCCCCGGTGCTATCCAGTACTTCGGACCTTCAGAAGTCTGCGACAGAACAACAATTACTCTTGCTCTCGAGAAAGGCTGA
- a CDS encoding GH25 family lysozyme M1 (1,4-beta-N-acetylmuramidase), with translation MQKRATKEKHGFFERFCTASEKPARISLILAAAIGFATIGSVCAAAIMSNRNVDLPSENIELNAAQQYLDRVSFEATSSAEETSAESTKESSEESSGETLETKRGALTGENVADINDLKSLSNEDLLKAVKQGKVKAIEKKNIKQDQSQNVKTTHKGTIADAPKATSTPKPQPTKPAATNVPTPTLGPVTVYNYELGIDISEFQGDINWTKVKNDGIKFAFIRCGGRGYTKGTCYEDKKFGQNVKRAQAAGVKVGVYFFSQAITVAEAVEEASLTIAMCKNYNIDLPVVMDWETGSGYRTQPLKGELFAQVIDAYCTLIKQNGYTPCVYLCTDDINNRLGKYSGQILGKYKLWYAYPYSCYWPASKSFKSNYYQTGDTIPPRSFAFEYWQYSWHGKVAGIGTEVDLNIRILGKTTLNSPQINITNKTITTETGQSINPMDGVKAKTSQGVVTTDNLSYAIRNEAGQTVTVDQAKQTAGKYTITYTFKDPFRGTITDTATWEVKAASSTTPSTSPSTTPSTGDTTLTPSPTGSAAGTETPTPTPESSTSNTPSATPTPEASPTETVNAPTSTSTSTPSPTPTNKPEDNNGDNG, from the coding sequence TTGCAAAAGAGAGCAACCAAGGAAAAACACGGCTTTTTTGAGAGGTTCTGCACTGCATCTGAAAAGCCTGCAAGGATCAGCCTTATCCTCGCAGCAGCGATCGGTTTTGCTACGATCGGTTCTGTCTGTGCGGCTGCAATAATGTCGAACAGGAATGTGGATCTTCCTTCCGAAAACATAGAACTCAATGCTGCACAGCAGTATCTGGACCGGGTTTCTTTCGAAGCTACTTCGAGTGCAGAAGAAACTTCTGCCGAATCCACAAAAGAATCCTCAGAGGAATCTTCCGGAGAGACTCTGGAAACAAAGCGCGGCGCGCTTACAGGCGAAAATGTCGCAGATATCAATGACCTCAAGTCTTTGTCTAACGAAGATCTCCTCAAAGCAGTAAAGCAGGGTAAGGTCAAAGCTATTGAGAAAAAGAACATCAAGCAGGACCAGTCCCAGAACGTAAAAACGACACATAAGGGTACTATCGCAGATGCGCCTAAGGCTACAAGCACACCAAAGCCTCAGCCTACCAAGCCAGCAGCTACAAATGTGCCTACTCCTACATTGGGACCCGTTACGGTCTACAATTACGAGCTCGGAATCGACATTTCGGAGTTCCAGGGCGATATCAACTGGACCAAGGTAAAGAACGACGGCATCAAGTTTGCATTTATCAGATGTGGCGGCCGCGGATATACAAAGGGCACCTGCTACGAAGATAAGAAGTTTGGGCAGAACGTTAAGAGAGCACAAGCAGCCGGTGTAAAAGTCGGCGTATATTTCTTCTCACAGGCCATTACCGTAGCAGAGGCTGTTGAAGAAGCTTCTCTGACTATCGCAATGTGTAAGAACTACAACATTGATCTTCCCGTCGTCATGGACTGGGAGACAGGCTCCGGATACAGGACGCAGCCGCTCAAAGGTGAGCTTTTCGCACAGGTCATAGATGCATACTGCACACTGATCAAACAGAACGGCTACACACCGTGCGTATATCTCTGCACGGACGATATCAACAACAGACTCGGTAAGTATTCAGGCCAGATCCTCGGCAAGTACAAGCTCTGGTATGCATATCCTTACAGCTGCTACTGGCCTGCAAGCAAGAGCTTCAAGTCTAACTACTATCAGACAGGCGATACTATCCCTCCGAGAAGCTTTGCTTTCGAATACTGGCAGTATTCATGGCACGGCAAGGTTGCAGGCATCGGCACGGAAGTTGACCTTAACATAAGGATCCTGGGAAAGACGACTTTGAATTCGCCGCAGATAAATATCACCAACAAGACGATCACGACCGAGACCGGCCAGAGCATTAATCCTATGGATGGCGTAAAGGCAAAGACCTCTCAGGGCGTTGTCACGACAGATAATCTCTCATATGCGATCAGGAATGAGGCCGGCCAGACAGTTACTGTCGACCAGGCAAAACAGACTGCAGGCAAATATACGATCACTTATACTTTCAAGGATCCGTTCCGCGGAACTATTACGGATACGGCAACCTGGGAAGTAAAGGCTGCTTCGTCTACTACACCGTCAACGTCTCCGTCGACAACACCTTCTACAGGAGATACCACGCTGACGCCGTCACCGACGGGTTCTGCAGCCGGTACCGAAACGCCTACGCCGACACCGGAGAGCAGCACCTCCAACACGCCTTCTGCAACGCCGACTCCTGAGGCATCGCCTACAGAGACAGTAAATGCGCCTACATCCACATCAACATCTACACCTTCACCTACACCGACAAACAAACCAGAAGACAATAATGGAGATAATGGTTAA
- a CDS encoding diguanylate cyclase (GGDEF)-like protein: MNGKPIKDPALRNLERTIRFEYEKILLIMTVVCTAFEVGIFFYYYLIDDLGQPLNSYVEFRILLPVAVNCLLYLITRLSNRFDTSTDITKNRVVSFSIVIMCGVISLAHSYFIPLWTLPLFAVIICSIFHDGFIQFVQAGLSIVFILYSGILHIYDYPDERTYSILCIVILEVLAIGIGILAYRLELFNKRMLLIRERNFAGANKFERGFETDRVTGVYSKRYMTEVAGEILKNTNELDPCGIAILDIDDFKKINDDLGNDIGDEVLYCLGQILQGAIDEDTIVGRYGGDTFVIIFENGTRDENFDVLNQIRKDFAKKKYSFTKESVTLSGGYAWFDVTMDLESALKEAESALANAKKSGKNMIMMTGESEE; this comes from the coding sequence ATGAATGGCAAGCCGATCAAGGATCCCGCGCTTAGGAATCTGGAGAGAACGATAAGATTTGAATACGAGAAGATCCTTCTCATAATGACGGTCGTTTGTACAGCGTTTGAGGTAGGCATATTTTTCTATTACTATCTCATCGATGATCTGGGGCAGCCCCTGAACAGTTATGTCGAATTCAGGATACTGCTGCCGGTTGCGGTAAACTGCCTTCTGTATTTGATTACCAGGCTTTCCAACAGATTCGATACGAGTACCGATATTACGAAAAACAGGGTCGTTTCCTTTTCAATCGTAATAATGTGCGGTGTCATATCGCTCGCGCACAGTTACTTTATCCCTCTTTGGACACTGCCTTTATTTGCGGTAATCATCTGTTCCATATTCCACGACGGCTTTATCCAGTTCGTTCAGGCCGGACTCAGCATAGTCTTTATCCTCTATTCCGGAATACTGCATATCTATGATTATCCTGACGAGAGGACCTATTCTATCCTCTGCATCGTCATACTTGAGGTGCTGGCTATAGGAATCGGAATTCTGGCATACAGACTGGAACTGTTTAACAAGAGAATGCTCCTGATAAGAGAGCGTAACTTCGCAGGAGCCAATAAGTTCGAGCGTGGTTTTGAGACGGACAGGGTCACCGGTGTTTACAGCAAAAGATACATGACCGAAGTGGCCGGCGAGATCTTAAAGAATACAAATGAGCTCGATCCCTGCGGCATCGCCATCCTTGATATCGACGATTTCAAAAAGATCAATGATGATCTCGGAAATGACATAGGAGATGAAGTTCTCTATTGCCTTGGCCAGATCCTTCAGGGTGCGATAGATGAAGATACGATCGTAGGAAGATACGGCGGAGACACGTTCGTCATTATTTTCGAGAACGGGACAAGAGACGAAAATTTCGATGTCTTGAACCAGATCAGGAAAGATTTTGCCAAAAAGAAGTATTCTTTTACGAAAGAATCCGTTACATTAAGCGGCGGATATGCCTGGTTTGATGTTACTATGGATCTCGAGAGCGCATTGAAAGAAGCCGAATCGGCATTGGCAAATGCGAAAAAATCAGGTAAGAATATGATAATGATGACCGGCGAAAGCGAGGAATGA
- a CDS encoding uncharacterized membrane protein HdeD (DUF308 family), which translates to MAKTKTQKKNKISEYNVATIVLDIIMLLLGLIFFIGTLAGKGDEIAAGFVRVVGGVLILIGIFELINFLRIKEKTVFDWIVFIIGCAIAITGIVFIINPLPIITIFNFVFGIIIFIYSIVIIVASVGTLRPAGAKYWWFSLLFGIAALGMGVFVTCFNGATKTLTIIIGITLVVGAIGGIANALLASQAKKEFKANSKILEDATYTVESETTEEKKDSDSDDTVKY; encoded by the coding sequence ATGGCAAAGACTAAGACCCAGAAAAAGAACAAGATCAGCGAGTACAATGTAGCTACGATAGTATTGGATATCATAATGCTCTTGTTGGGACTTATATTCTTTATCGGAACACTGGCGGGCAAAGGCGACGAAATAGCGGCAGGTTTTGTAAGGGTTGTAGGCGGCGTCCTTATCCTTATCGGAATCTTCGAACTGATTAACTTCTTAAGGATCAAGGAAAAGACGGTATTTGACTGGATCGTTTTCATCATCGGCTGCGCAATTGCCATTACGGGTATCGTATTTATCATCAATCCGCTCCCGATAATCACAATATTCAACTTCGTATTCGGTATCATCATCTTCATTTACTCGATAGTCATCATCGTGGCTTCTGTAGGCACTTTGAGACCTGCGGGCGCGAAATACTGGTGGTTCTCACTGCTCTTCGGCATTGCCGCACTCGGCATGGGCGTTTTCGTTACATGCTTTAACGGCGCTACCAAGACACTTACCATTATCATCGGCATCACTCTCGTTGTAGGTGCTATCGGTGGTATCGCAAATGCGCTTCTGGCTTCCCAGGCTAAGAAGGAATTCAAGGCAAACTCCAAGATCCTTGAAGATGCTACATATACAGTTGAGTCTGAGACCACAGAAGAAAAGAAAGATTCCGATTCAGACGACACCGTCAAGTATTGA